A part of Desulfomicrobium baculatum DSM 4028 genomic DNA contains:
- a CDS encoding hybrid sensor histidine kinase/response regulator has protein sequence MALVFAVLAWPTRASGSEGPRLAWIPLSGHEDTTGPDADPEAREVRTTPGQSLLVLGPYLEVLEDRVHEFDDVDHVAATGRFSQVSSSSVNLGMADSVWWFRFTVRLDPGQDWYFDPDWAYVRTLDFYAPLPASDEQGDLWQLTSHRFGSTTEGRLIPLIADGLSHTYYFRVFSERVSFVRPSLCERNRCLSENNLRSLAFGAFVAVLAAMIVYNFVIFIYIRDRSYLWFVVFHVALLGYFSNKMWTPFFSYELQPLVAATSINFCAIAMCLFLRDFLETGRFHPAWDRLLLACVFPTGALVVLGPFLPSSHMHTMFNLVFNVAVFLMGFGVILSSCLKGRWPGCILLMAWSLVSVLFFIFVATVVGWSNLGYSMGFNLALAAEAVLMSLPLAYRIRQLKLEREASAMAARAKNLFLARMSHEIRTPMAAILGFTDIALRMQCCDQVRQYLLKVKVSAGHLLGLINEILDLAKIEAGKLDVEHKSFDLLCLAREVCEIVAPMAEKNGNELLLEADPDLPVHVFGDPMRLRQVLVNLAGNAVKFTKNGEVRIAMGFAKAVPGAAYAVDAHAFSSGRQRFRFEISDTGPGIPAELIPRLFQAFEQGGGDTASRYGGAGLGLNISSRLVELMGGVIGLSSERGQGSTFWVELDLATDDKPDLPRPTVFPDLMGRAVLVVDDNPAALQSLVLCVTRLGFACEAVGSGQQALTAMLRDPGRFSLVILDWDMPELDGPTTLSRLRATGLPDDVPVLLAALSCHEDPQGREIRDIGAAGQLIKPVTTFGLLDAIMTATDAGQSDGDKEASDERVRLLDQKLNDLRVLLVDDNLFNQEVACAILEDVGAVTAVAFNGLEALQRLEEAKDPYDVVLMDMAMPVMDGLEASRRIRSMEKYRDLPIIAMTANAMKGDREACLAAGMSDHLAKPIDITEFYAVLRRCVRCEDAGRAG, from the coding sequence ATGGCACTGGTATTTGCCGTGCTGGCGTGGCCGACCCGGGCGTCCGGCTCCGAAGGTCCGAGACTGGCCTGGATCCCGTTGTCCGGGCATGAAGATACGACTGGGCCGGACGCCGACCCGGAGGCGAGGGAAGTTCGAACGACGCCGGGGCAATCCTTGCTCGTTCTGGGGCCGTATCTGGAGGTCCTGGAAGACCGGGTCCACGAGTTCGACGATGTGGATCATGTGGCCGCCACGGGCCGATTCAGTCAGGTCTCCTCATCGTCCGTCAATCTGGGCATGGCGGATTCTGTTTGGTGGTTCCGGTTCACCGTCAGGCTCGACCCGGGCCAGGATTGGTATTTCGATCCCGATTGGGCCTACGTCCGGACGCTGGACTTCTACGCTCCCCTACCCGCGTCCGACGAACAGGGAGACCTCTGGCAGCTCACCTCCCACCGCTTCGGCTCGACGACTGAAGGTCGGCTCATTCCGCTCATCGCCGACGGACTGAGTCATACGTACTATTTCAGGGTGTTCAGCGAGCGCGTCTCCTTCGTCAGGCCCTCCCTGTGCGAGCGCAACCGCTGCCTCTCCGAGAACAACCTGCGCAGCCTGGCCTTTGGCGCCTTCGTGGCGGTGCTGGCTGCCATGATCGTCTACAACTTCGTTATTTTCATCTACATCCGGGACAGGTCCTACCTCTGGTTCGTCGTGTTCCATGTCGCGCTGCTGGGGTACTTCTCCAACAAGATGTGGACGCCGTTTTTCAGCTACGAACTCCAGCCCCTGGTCGCCGCGACGTCCATCAACTTTTGCGCCATCGCCATGTGCCTGTTTCTGCGTGATTTTTTGGAGACAGGCCGATTCCATCCCGCGTGGGACAGGTTGCTCTTGGCTTGCGTCTTTCCAACGGGCGCCCTCGTCGTCTTGGGGCCGTTTTTGCCTTCCTCGCACATGCACACGATGTTCAATCTCGTCTTCAACGTGGCGGTGTTCCTGATGGGTTTTGGCGTCATCCTGTCCAGCTGTCTCAAGGGGCGCTGGCCCGGATGCATTCTGCTCATGGCCTGGAGCCTGGTTTCGGTGCTCTTCTTCATTTTTGTCGCCACGGTCGTCGGATGGTCCAACCTGGGCTATTCCATGGGTTTCAATCTGGCGCTGGCCGCCGAGGCCGTGCTCATGTCCCTGCCGTTGGCCTACCGCATAAGGCAGCTCAAGCTGGAGCGCGAGGCCTCGGCCATGGCCGCCCGGGCCAAGAATCTTTTTCTGGCCCGCATGAGCCATGAGATACGCACGCCCATGGCCGCCATTCTGGGCTTCACCGACATCGCCCTGCGCATGCAGTGCTGTGATCAGGTCCGGCAGTACCTTCTTAAAGTGAAGGTCTCGGCCGGACACTTGCTGGGATTAATCAACGAGATTTTGGATTTGGCAAAGATCGAGGCGGGTAAGCTGGATGTGGAACACAAGTCCTTCGATCTGCTCTGCCTGGCACGTGAAGTGTGCGAAATCGTCGCGCCCATGGCCGAGAAAAATGGCAACGAACTGCTGCTCGAAGCGGATCCGGACTTACCCGTCCACGTGTTCGGAGACCCCATGCGGCTGCGGCAGGTGCTGGTGAATCTTGCTGGAAATGCCGTCAAATTCACCAAGAATGGTGAAGTCCGCATTGCGATGGGGTTTGCCAAGGCTGTTCCGGGCGCTGCGTACGCAGTGGACGCGCATGCGTTTTCATCAGGCAGACAGCGGTTTCGCTTCGAGATTTCCGATACCGGCCCGGGCATCCCTGCCGAACTCATACCCCGTTTGTTTCAGGCTTTCGAACAGGGTGGCGGTGACACTGCCAGCAGATACGGCGGAGCCGGGCTTGGGCTGAACATCAGTTCCAGGCTGGTCGAGCTGATGGGTGGGGTGATCGGGTTGTCGAGCGAGCGGGGACAGGGTTCAACCTTTTGGGTCGAACTGGACCTGGCCACGGATGACAAGCCGGATTTGCCGAGGCCCACGGTGTTCCCTGATCTGATGGGGCGGGCTGTTCTCGTGGTCGACGACAATCCTGCCGCTCTGCAAAGTCTGGTCCTTTGCGTGACCCGCTTGGGCTTCGCCTGCGAAGCCGTGGGATCCGGACAGCAAGCCTTGACGGCCATGCTCCGTGACCCTGGCCGATTCTCCCTGGTCATTCTCGACTGGGACATGCCCGAACTCGACGGGCCGACAACCCTGAGCAGACTCCGGGCCACGGGCCTGCCAGATGACGTGCCGGTTTTGCTCGCGGCGCTCTCGTGCCACGAGGACCCGCAAGGGCGGGAGATTCGAGACATCGGGGCAGCGGGTCAGTTGATCAAGCCGGTCACGACGTTCGGCCTTCTCGATGCGATTATGACGGCCACGGACGCAGGCCAAAGCGACGGCGACAAAGAGGCTTCGGATGAACGAGTCCGACTTCTGGATCAGAAGCTCAACGATCTTCGCGTGCTTCTGGTCGACGACAACCTTTTCAACCAGGAAGTGGCGTGCGCCATTCTCGAAGACGTCGGCGCGGTTACGGCGGTGGCCTTTAACGGACTTGAGGCGTTGCAGCGCCTGGAGGAAGCGAAGGACCCGTATGACGTTGTGCTGATGGATATGGCCATGCCGGTCATGGATGGGCTGGAAGCCAGCCGTCGCATCCGGAGCATGGAAAAATACAGGGATTTGCCCATCATCGCCATGACCGCCAACGCCATGAAGGGTGATCGAGAGGCTTGTCTGGCCGCGGGAATGAGCGATCATCTGGCCAAACCCATAGACATCACTGAATTTTACGCGGTTTTGCGACGTTGTGTCCGATGTGAAGACGCCGGTCGGGCAGGGTAA